Part of the Eikenella corrodens genome is shown below.
TTTGAAGTATTGGTGCAGTGCCCAGGCCTTTTCCAAATCGAGGCCGTCGGAGAAGGTGAGCATTTTGGTGCGGCTGTCGATTTTGAGCTTTTGGTAGTGGGCGTAGGCTTTTTCGCCCCACACATAGGGGTCGCCGCTGTCGTGGCGCAGGCCGTCGAAGAGTTTGGCGAAATAAAGGTCGAAATCGCGCAGGAAGGCATCCATGCCCACCACGTCGGTGAGCGCGATGCCGAGGTCGCCGCGGTATTCGCGCACCCAGCTTTCCAGTGCGGCTTTTTGGAAATCGCGCAGGCGCACGTCTAGGGCTTGGAAGGCCTGCATAAATTCGTGCGCCACGGTGCCGATGGGGATGAGGCCGAGTTTTTTGGCCAGATAAACGTTGCTGGTGCCGCGCAGGCAGCCGGGGGCGGCTTGGTTCAACGTGCGCACCACATGTTCCTGCCAGGCAAGGTTGTAGCGGCGGCGGGTGCCGAAATCGGATACCAGGAAGGGCGGCTCGCCTATCTGTTGGGCGGCGGCATAGCTGCGCAGCAGGTCGGCCTTGGCCTGCAGGCGGCGTTCACCTTCGGCCAGCACTTCGGGGGTTTCGAGGCGGCGGAAGTAGAGCTCGTTCACAATCGCCAGCACGAAAATCTCGAAAAACATGGCTTGGATAATCGGCCCTTCCACGCGGATGCAGAGCCGGTTCTGCTCGTCCACGCTCACTTGGATAAAGCGGCGTTTGAGCTGGAACAGCTCCAAATAATCCACAAAATCGCTTTTGATAAAACGCAGGCTGCGCAGATAGTTGAGCTCTTCCGGGGTGAAGCGCAGGGTGCACAGGGCATCGAGCTCGGCTTCCAGCTCGCTGCGGATCTCCACCAGCGGATACACGCATTCGTCCAGGTTGCGGCAGCGGAATTCATACACGCCGTGCGCCTGTGGGAACTGGTGCAATACCACTTGCAGCATGGTGAATTTATAGAGGTCGGTGTCCAGCAGGGATTGGATGATGTGGCGTTGCATGGCTGCTCCATGAGGTGGTTAAACGGAAAAAAGCAGGGCTTCGTCAGGCTCTGGGGCTTTCAGGTAGCCTGAATGGCTGCCCACTTATGATTTTATTGCATTCAAACAAATCAAACTGAACCGGCCGCGCATACGGTATGCGGCGCAATCGGAATAATGTGTGGCATTAAAACACGTTTTGCCGCTTTCAGGTAGCCTGCCGCATCAGGCGGCGGCAGTTTCGGGTATCATGCACCACTTATTGTTTCACAGCACACCAACCTATTTTCCCCAACGATTACCATGAAGAAACTCGCATTACTTTGCCTTCTGGCCGCTGCCGGCACCGCCGCCGCCAACAACACCCCGCTGCCCGATTTCTCACCCGTGGCCGCAGGCCAGCACGTCGTTATCAATATCCCGCAGATGCGCCTTTTCCTGTATGAAAACGGCCAATTGAAAAACGTTTATCCCGTGGCCGTAGGTAAAAACCGCACCCGCACCCCGCTGGGCAACTACAACATCGGTTCCAAAGCCTACAACCCCACTTGGACCATCCCCGCCAGCATCCGCCGCGAACGCGCCGCCTCCGGCCTGCCCGAAATCAGCAGCATTCCGCCCGGCCCGAGCAACCCGCTGGGCCCGGTATTTGTGCGCTTGGGCCCGCCGCGCTTAGGCTTGGGCATCCACGGCACCAATGCCCCCGCCAGCGTGCCCGGCATCCGCAGCCACGGCTGCGTGCGCATGCACAGCAACAACGCGCTGCAATTCGCCCGCAGCGTGCACACCGGCGCCAACGCCGCCGTAATCTACCAGCTGGCCAGCCTCAATGCCGATGCCAACAAACACCTATGGCTCGCCGCCTATGCCGACCCCTACCAGCAGCGCAACCTGAACACCGCCGCCCTGCGCCAAAGCATCGCCACCTGGTCGCAGGCCAACGGCCTCACCGCCAACCCCGCCCGCATCAACAGCGTTTTGCGCAGCCGTAACGGCCGCCTGGTGTGCATCACCTGCCAAAGCGCCAACGCCCGCGTGCAAGGCAAATTGCAATCCGTGGCCTGGCAAAACGGCGCGGCCGAGCTGAGCCGCCCGCAGGCTGTGGAAGCCTCCGAGCCCCAGCAAACAGACGAAATCCTGCCTGAAGGCAGCGCTGTGGAAGCACTTACCGACGGTGCGGGCACTGAAACCCCGATTCCCGCCAGCACCCGCCCTGCCCCACGCCGTCGCACCGAGCCGCGCGAGCAGCCACTGCCCGCCACGCCCGTGCAGCCGCAGGAAATCCCTTTGTTAGACACCTTGCTATAAGCCAAATAAAAACCTGCCGTTTTTAAAGAGCGGCAGGTTTTTGGTTTCAGGTAGCCTTCAACTGCTAAGAAGGCTACCTGAAAATATTGACCTCAACGTAAACCAAAACCACCACTTCCCCATCCATCCGGCCCATCTCCCCAAGCCAAACCATTCATAACCAGCTATAATCTCGCCTGCATACTTTGGGCAGCCTCACTCCCAATCGAAGGCTACCTGAAAACCCGCTTCCAACGAAGCCACACCAACCCTTCCGTGCCCCGCGCACCTGCTCGCTGCCCGGCTCAGGCAGCCTGATACAGAAAGACCAACATCATGAAACCCACCATTGCCCTAGTCGGCCGCCCCAATGTGGGCAAATCCACCCTGTTCAACCGCCTCACGCGCACTAAAGACGCGCTGGTGCACGACCTGCCCGGCCTCACGCGCGACCGCCACTACGGCCACGGCAAAGTCGGCAGCAAGCCCTATCTGGTGGTCGACACCGGCGGCTTTGAGCCTGTGGTGGACAGCGGCATTTTGCACGAAATGGCGCGCCAAACCTTGCAGGCGATAGACGAAGCCGATGCCGTGATTTTCCTGGTGGACGTGCGCACGGGCTTAACGCCGCAGGACAAAATCATCGCCGACCGCCTGCGCCAATCGCCGCGCCCCGTGTATCTGGCCGTGAACAAAGGCGAGGGCGGCCGCCGCGACGTGTTGGCCGCCGAATTTTACGAACTGGCCTTGGGCGAACCGCACGTGATTTCCGGCGCGCACGGCGACGGCGTGTATTATCTGATGGAAGAAGTGCTGGAAAATTTCCCCGAAGCAGAAGAAGAGCAACCGGAAAACAAACATCCCGTGTTCGCCGTTATCGGCCGCCCGAACGTGGGTAAATCCACGCTGGTGAACGCCATTTTGGGCGAAGAGCGCGTGATTGCCTTCGACATGGCGGGCACCACGCGCGACAGCATCCACATCGATTTCGAGCGCGATGGCAAACCCTTCACCATCATCGACACTGCCGGTGTGCGCCGCCGCGGCAAGGTGGAAGAAGCAGTAGAGAAATTCTCCGTCATCAAAGCCATGCAAGCGGTAGAAGCCTCCAACGTGGCCGTATTGGTGCTGGACGCACAGCAAGACATTGCCGACCAAGACGCGACCATCGCAGGCTTTGCGCTGGAAGCCGGGCGCGCACTGGTGGTGGCGGTAAACAAATGGGACGGCATTTCCGAAGAGCGGCGCAACGCGATTAAAAAAGACATCGATCGCAAGCTACACTTCCTCGATTTCGCCAAATTCCACTTCATTTCCGCCCTGAAAGAGCGCGGCATCGACGGCCTGTTTGCCAGCATCCAATCGGCCTACGACGCGGCCTTCATCAAAATGCCCACGCCCAAAATCACCCGCGTGCTGCAATCGGCCATCGAACGCCAGCAACCCGCCCGCGCAGGGCTGGTGCGCCCCAAAATGCGCTATGCCCACCAAGGCGGCATGAACCCGCCCGTAATCGTGATTCACGGCAATTCGCTGCAACACGTGGCCGACAGCTACACCCGCTACCTCACGCAAACCTTCCGCAAAGCCTTCAACTTGCAAGGCACGCCGCTGCGCATCCAATACAATATTTCCGACAACCCCTACGAAGACACGGCGGAAAAAACCAAAAACAAACCCCTGCGCCGCACCACCTTGAGCAACCGCATCGCCAAACGCGATGAAAAAGCCCGCAGCAAAGCCAAAACCAAAAAACGCCAAGTGAGCGTGAAAAAACGGCAAGGCCAGTCTTAAATTAAAAGGCTACCTGAAAACTTTCAGGTAGCCCCACCTAGAAACCAAACATTATGCCTACCCCGCAAAACATCATCGTCGGCCTGTCCGGCGGTGTCGATTCCTCCGTAACCGCCCACCTGCTCAAGCAGCAGGGGCAGCAAGTGCGCGGCGTGTTCATGCAAAACTGGGAAGACGACGACAACGACGAATACTGCAGCATCAAGCAGGATTCCTTCGACGCCATCGCCGTGGCCGACATCATCGGCATCGACATCGACATCGTCAATTTCGCCGCCCAATACAAAGACAAAGTATTCGCCTACTTCCTGCAGGAATACCAAGCAGGCCGCACCCCCAACCCCGACGTGCTATGCAACGCCGAAATCAAATTCAAATGCTTTTTGGATTACGCCGTCGGACAAGGCGCCGAAGCCATTGCCACCGGCCACTACGCCCGCAAAGAAGTGCGCAACGGCAAGCATTATCTGCTCAAAGGCCTGGATGCCAACAAAGACCAAAGCTACTTCCTCTACCGCCTCCAGCCCTTCCAGCTCGAACGCGCCCTCTTCCCGCTCGGCCACTTGGAAAAACCCGAAGTGCGCCGCATCGCCGCCGAAGCCGGCCTGCCCACCGCCGCCAAAAAAGACAGCACCGGCATCTGCTTCATCGGCGAGCGCCCCTTCCGCGAGTTTCTGCAAAAATACCTGCCCACCCGCGAAGGCGATATGGTTACGCCCGAAGGCCAAGTCGTGGGCAAACACGTCGGCCTGATGTTCTACACCCTCGGCCAGCGCAAAGGCTTGGGCATCGGCGGCGCAGGCGAGCCGTGGTTCGTGGCGGGCAAAGATTTGGCCGCCAACCGCCTAATCGTGGTGCAAGGCCACCAACACCCGCTATTATTTTCAGGTAGCCTCACCATGAGCCAATTAAGCTGGACGCTACCTGAAAACCCCGGCGAAGCACACGGCAGCCGCCCGCCCGAAGGCCGCTACACCTGCAAAACCCGCTACCGCATGGCCGATGCGCCCTGCCAACTGCGCTATTTGGGCGACGATTCCGCCGAGCTGGTATTCGACGCGCCGCAATGGGCGGTTACCCCCGGCCAATCCGCCGTGCTGTATGATGGCGACGTCTGCCTGGGCGGCGGCATCATCGACCAAGCCGGCGCAGGCGTTTAACCCCTTTAAACCAAATATAAAACCCGGCAACACAAACCTTAAAGGCTACCTGAAAACGCAACGAAGCAAATTGCTGCAAAACTGAATTTTCAGGTAGCCCCTATCAGGAGACCAAATTGGAAAAAATCTGGCTGCAAAGCTATCAGGAAGGCGTACGCCCCGAAATCGACGTGCGCCGCTACGGCTCAATCTGCGAAGTATTCCGCGAAACCGCCTACCTCTACGGCAAGCGTTCCGGCTTCACCAACTTCGGCAAAGTGCAAACCTATGCCCAAACCGCGCGCCTGGCCGAGCAGTTCGCCTCCTATCTGCAAAACGTGCTCAAGCTGGAAAAAGGCGCGCGCGTGGCCGTGATGCTGCCCAATCTGTTGCAATACCCCGTGGCCGTATTCGGCATTTTGCAGGCCGGCGGCATCGTGGTGAACGTCAACCCGCTCTACACCCCGCGCGAATTGCAACACCAGCTGAAAGACAGCGGCGCCACCACCATTCTGGTGTTGGAAAACTTTGCCCACACGCTGGCCGAAGTGGTGGCCGAAACCGATGTGAAACACATCATCCTCGCCTCGGTGGGCGATTTGCTCGGCTTCTTCAAAGGCGGCCTGATGAACCTGATTGTGCGCCATGTGAAAAAAATGGTGCCGCCTTATGAACTGCCCCATTTCGTGCGCTTCAACCACGCGCTCAAACAAGGCGCGGCGCACGCCTTCCGCCCCGTACCGGTTACGCTGGAAGACACCGCCTTCCTGCAATACACCGGCGGCACCACCGGCGTATCCAAAGGCGCGATGCTCACGCACGGCAACATCTGCGCCAATATGCTGCAGGCCGAAGAGTGGATTCAGTCCAACCTCACCATCGAAGGCGAATTGGTGGTAACCGCGCTGCCGATGTACCACGTGTTCGCGCTCACGGTAAACCTGATGATCTTCACCCGCATCGGTGCGCAAAACCTGCTCATCACCAACCCGCGCGATATTAAATTTTTCATCAGGGAGCTGAAAAAATACCGCGTGAGCGTGCTGCCCGCCGTCAACACCCTGTTCAACGCCCTGATCAACCACCCCGACTTCCAAAGCATAGACTTCTCCAGCTGGAAGCTGTGCCTGGGCGGCGGCATGGCGGTGCAGGAAAACGTGGCCAAACAATGGAAAGCGCTCACCGGCCAGCCGATTGTGGAAGTGTACGGCCTCACCGAAGCCAGCCCCGGCGTGTGCGCCAACCCGCTGAACATCAGCGATTACAACGGCACCATCGGCCTGCCGATTTCCAATACCGAAGTGGAAATTCGCGATGACGCAGGCAACGAAGTGCCGCCGGGCGAAATCGGCGAATTGTGCGTCAAAGGGCCGCAAATCATGCAGGGCTATTGGCGGCACCCCGAAGAAACCGCCGCCGCGATGGATGATCGCGGCTTCCTCGCCACCGGCGATATGGTGAAAATGGACGAAAAAGGCTTCATCAAGCTGGTGGATCGCAAAAAAGACATGATTGTGGTGTCCGGCTTCAATGTTTATCCGAACGAAATAGAAGACGTGGTAACGAAACACCCGATGGTGCTGGAAGCTGCCTGCATCGGCGTGCCCAGCAACAAAACCGGTGAAGCCCTGCGCCTGTTTGTGGTGAAAAAAGACCCCGCGCTCACCCGCGAAGAACTCATCGCCTTCTGCCGCACCCAGCTCACCGCCTATAAAGTGCCGAAAGACATCCAGTTCCGCGACGAGCTGCCCAAATCCAACGTGGGCAAAATCCTGCGCCGCGAACTGCGGGAAGAAAAATAGCCGCCGGCAGCAAAACATGGGCAGACCGGTGTACACCGGCTGCCTATTTTTTTGTAAGTCAGCGTAAAGTAAAATTAAGCTTTAGCAATTCCACCCAGCATAACAAAGGCTACCTGAAACCACCATCGTGGCTTTTTCAGGTAGCCTTTATTCATAAAAAGCTCATAAAAATAAACTGCTAAAACAAAGCCACGCAAAACACCCCTACTCTGCTATTTCAGCAACACCCTTCCGTGTAGTAAAATTAATTCTTATTTTGTTTAGCATCTAACCATAAACCCTATGCCTGCCACCGCCTCCCCATCCACCATCCAAACCATCCGCTGGCCATCGAAAGAAGCCGCGCCGCAAGCCTTTCCCGAAAGACAGGCGTTGATGCCGATTTGGGGCGGCGTGCCCGTGCCGATGCCGCAATGGCAGAAACTGTGGCAAAGCCAAATCGCCCATTCGCTCGATGAAAACGGCCTGGCCTACCTCCACATCCCCTTCTGCGCCAACCACTGTGTGTTCTGCGGCTTCTACCGCAACGCCTGGAAAGAAGAACAAGGCGGCGCGTATGTGGACAAAGTCATCGAAGAGCTGGCCGCCGAAGCCGAACAACGCACCGGCAACGGCAAAATCCAAGCCGTGTATTTCGGCGGCGGCACGCCCACCGCGCTGGATACGCCCGACCTGGTGCGCCTCATCCGCGCCTGCTACCAATACCTGCCGCTGGCCGACGACTGCGAATTCACCCTCGAAGGTCGCATGAGCCATTTCGGGTTCGACAAAGCC
Proteins encoded:
- a CDS encoding AMP-binding protein; the protein is MEKIWLQSYQEGVRPEIDVRRYGSICEVFRETAYLYGKRSGFTNFGKVQTYAQTARLAEQFASYLQNVLKLEKGARVAVMLPNLLQYPVAVFGILQAGGIVVNVNPLYTPRELQHQLKDSGATTILVLENFAHTLAEVVAETDVKHIILASVGDLLGFFKGGLMNLIVRHVKKMVPPYELPHFVRFNHALKQGAAHAFRPVPVTLEDTAFLQYTGGTTGVSKGAMLTHGNICANMLQAEEWIQSNLTIEGELVVTALPMYHVFALTVNLMIFTRIGAQNLLITNPRDIKFFIRELKKYRVSVLPAVNTLFNALINHPDFQSIDFSSWKLCLGGGMAVQENVAKQWKALTGQPIVEVYGLTEASPGVCANPLNISDYNGTIGLPISNTEVEIRDDAGNEVPPGEIGELCVKGPQIMQGYWRHPEETAAAMDDRGFLATGDMVKMDEKGFIKLVDRKKDMIVVSGFNVYPNEIEDVVTKHPMVLEAACIGVPSNKTGEALRLFVVKKDPALTREELIAFCRTQLTAYKVPKDIQFRDELPKSNVGKILRRELREEK
- the pncB gene encoding nicotinate phosphoribosyltransferase, which codes for MQRHIIQSLLDTDLYKFTMLQVVLHQFPQAHGVYEFRCRNLDECVYPLVEIRSELEAELDALCTLRFTPEELNYLRSLRFIKSDFVDYLELFQLKRRFIQVSVDEQNRLCIRVEGPIIQAMFFEIFVLAIVNELYFRRLETPEVLAEGERRLQAKADLLRSYAAAQQIGEPPFLVSDFGTRRRYNLAWQEHVVRTLNQAAPGCLRGTSNVYLAKKLGLIPIGTVAHEFMQAFQALDVRLRDFQKAALESWVREYRGDLGIALTDVVGMDAFLRDFDLYFAKLFDGLRHDSGDPYVWGEKAYAHYQKLKIDSRTKMLTFSDGLDLEKAWALHQYFKDRFKTSFGIGTNLTNDMGHKPLNIVLKLVECNGQSVAKLSDSPGKTMSDNNTFLAYLRQVFQVEETPK
- a CDS encoding L,D-transpeptidase — translated: MKKLALLCLLAAAGTAAANNTPLPDFSPVAAGQHVVINIPQMRLFLYENGQLKNVYPVAVGKNRTRTPLGNYNIGSKAYNPTWTIPASIRRERAASGLPEISSIPPGPSNPLGPVFVRLGPPRLGLGIHGTNAPASVPGIRSHGCVRMHSNNALQFARSVHTGANAAVIYQLASLNADANKHLWLAAYADPYQQRNLNTAALRQSIATWSQANGLTANPARINSVLRSRNGRLVCITCQSANARVQGKLQSVAWQNGAAELSRPQAVEASEPQQTDEILPEGSAVEALTDGAGTETPIPASTRPAPRRRTEPREQPLPATPVQPQEIPLLDTLL
- the der gene encoding ribosome biogenesis GTPase Der, with product MKPTIALVGRPNVGKSTLFNRLTRTKDALVHDLPGLTRDRHYGHGKVGSKPYLVVDTGGFEPVVDSGILHEMARQTLQAIDEADAVIFLVDVRTGLTPQDKIIADRLRQSPRPVYLAVNKGEGGRRDVLAAEFYELALGEPHVISGAHGDGVYYLMEEVLENFPEAEEEQPENKHPVFAVIGRPNVGKSTLVNAILGEERVIAFDMAGTTRDSIHIDFERDGKPFTIIDTAGVRRRGKVEEAVEKFSVIKAMQAVEASNVAVLVLDAQQDIADQDATIAGFALEAGRALVVAVNKWDGISEERRNAIKKDIDRKLHFLDFAKFHFISALKERGIDGLFASIQSAYDAAFIKMPTPKITRVLQSAIERQQPARAGLVRPKMRYAHQGGMNPPVIVIHGNSLQHVADSYTRYLTQTFRKAFNLQGTPLRIQYNISDNPYEDTAEKTKNKPLRRTTLSNRIAKRDEKARSKAKTKKRQVSVKKRQGQS
- the mnmA gene encoding tRNA 2-thiouridine(34) synthase MnmA, translating into MPTPQNIIVGLSGGVDSSVTAHLLKQQGQQVRGVFMQNWEDDDNDEYCSIKQDSFDAIAVADIIGIDIDIVNFAAQYKDKVFAYFLQEYQAGRTPNPDVLCNAEIKFKCFLDYAVGQGAEAIATGHYARKEVRNGKHYLLKGLDANKDQSYFLYRLQPFQLERALFPLGHLEKPEVRRIAAEAGLPTAAKKDSTGICFIGERPFREFLQKYLPTREGDMVTPEGQVVGKHVGLMFYTLGQRKGLGIGGAGEPWFVAGKDLAANRLIVVQGHQHPLLFSGSLTMSQLSWTLPENPGEAHGSRPPEGRYTCKTRYRMADAPCQLRYLGDDSAELVFDAPQWAVTPGQSAVLYDGDVCLGGGIIDQAGAGV